Proteins encoded within one genomic window of Theobroma cacao cultivar B97-61/B2 chromosome 7, Criollo_cocoa_genome_V2, whole genome shotgun sequence:
- the LOC108662745 gene encoding receptor-like protein 12, whose product MGKVVSMLYRILCLLLAFLHFQVHCSLSSPSSFLHSAHLCLPEQRAALLEFKNAISLDDYCGPVYSNYPRTSSWNESTDCCSWDGVSCHTVTGHVIGIDLSNSCLYGTLPANSSLFHLQRLQWLDLSSNNLHGSLLENSSLFHRQGLQQLNLAFNDFNGSISSELFNQLVSLTHLNLSYNSFSDLIPYEISLLSKLVSLDLSTDGYPDLRFDSQGFDMLARNLTELRNLILDSVDMSDVALSSFLNLTSSLERLSLSECELHGEFPSEIFRLPHLQHIDLSRNYENLTGGFPKSNLSSGLKLLDLSFCSFRGSIPASIGNLSQIILLDFSENDFGGQIPDAFGNLNKLAFWSLSSCNFCGQLPTTMFNLTQLTQLDLSYNRLEGPLPNHVSELRLLEEIHLSGNLISGGIPSWLFTLPSLRRLDLSDNKVIGPIDQIQKPNSLENIDLSSNDIHGSIPNSFFDLVSLKTLDLSSNNLSGVIKSNMLAKLKNLTHLVLSNNSLLSLSASENDVNYSFPQLFNVSFSSCSITQFPSFFRTSNLYFLDLSNNKICGGISKWEAEGWERLLELDLSSNSLTNLEQFPGMNLQFLDLRSNLLQGPVLSNTLICNQSSLVFLDLSRNYLEGLLPRSLANCSSLRILNLRNNKFTDTFPHWLASLPDLQVLILRKNRLYGPMPNSIASSNFSALQIIDLSHNELTGPLPTKFFQNLRAMKDHVTQKRLSHICPGFAYRNCLPYMIYFKKASVNVTAKKLEMELGKTLTIFTSIDFSNNLFCERIPEELGELISLQALNLSNNNLTGRIPPSFGNMVALESLDLSSNKLGGRIPSQLTNLTFLEVLNLSQNDLVGPIPHGKQFGTFENDSYSNNLGLCGFPLSKQCGNDEEPKPTVPVVKEDEGSEIAFIWKVVMMGYGCGVVLGLSMGYIVLTTGRPWWFVRMVGRDWQNNVTKWIRRSRRRRNL is encoded by the coding sequence ATGGGAAAGGTAGTTAGCATGTTGTATCGAATCCTTTGCCTGCTTTTAGCATTCTTGCATTTCCAGGTCCATTGTTCATTGAGTTCCCCttcctcttttcttcattcAGCTCATTTATGCCTTCCAGAACAGAGAGCTGCCTTGCTTGAATTCAAAAACGCCATTTCTCTAGATGATTATTGTGGGCCAGTTTATTCTAATTACCCAAGGACAAGTTCTTGGAATGAAAGCACGGATTGCTGTTCATGGGATGGAGTCAGTTGCCACACGGTGACGGGTCATGTCATTGGCATTGACCTCAGTAACAGCTGCCTTTACGGTACTCTCCCTGCAAACAGCAGCCTCTTCCACCTTCAAAGACTTCAATGGCTCGATCTTAGTTCCAACAACCTTCATGGCTCTCTTCTTGAAAACAGCAGCCTCTTCCACCGTCAAGGACTCCAACAACTCAACCTTGCTTTCAACGATTTCAATGGCTCTATCTCATCAGAgttatttaatcaattagtgAGTTTGACCCATCTTAATCTCTCCTATAATTCATTCTCTGACTTAATCCCATATGAAATCAGTCTCCTGTCAAAATTGGTCTCACTCGATCTTTCAACGGATGGTTATCCCGACTTGAGATTTGATAGTCAAGGTTTTGACATGCTTGCACGCAACTTAACTGAATTAAGAAACCTTATCCTTGACTCTGTAGATATGTCTGATGTTgcactttcttcttttttgaacTTAACTTCATCTTTGGAACGTTTGAGTCTCAGTGAGTGTGAACTGCATGGGGAATTTCCAAGTGAAATTTTTCGCCTTCCACACCTCCAGCACATAGATTTAAGTAGGAATTATGAAAATCTCACAGGTGGTTTCCCTAAGTCAAACTTGAGTAGTGGCCTTAAGTTGTTGGACCTTTCCTTTTGCAGTTTTAGAGGGTCAATTCCTGCATCAATTGGAAATCTCTCTCAAATCATCCTCCTAGATTTttctgaaaatgattttggagGACAGATTCCAGATGCTTTTGGAAACCTTAATAAATTGGCTTTTTGGTCACTTTCTTCCTGCAATTTTTGTGGTCAACTTCCAACAACTATGTTCAACCTCACACAACTTACCCAACTAGATTTGTCATATAATCGATTAGAAGGTCCCCTACCAAATCATGTTAGTGAGCTTCGATTGCTAGAAGAAATTCACTTATCCGGTAACCTTATAAGTGGCGGAATACCGTCTTGGCTGTTTACTTTGCCATCTTTGAGACGGTTAGATCTCAGCGATAACAAAGTCATTGGTCCGATTGACCAAATTCAGAAGCCTAATTCTCTTGAAAATATTGATTTGAGTTCTAATGACATTCATGGATCAATACCGAATTCTTTTTTTGATCTTGTGAGCCTTAAAACGCTTGATCTTTCCTCAAACAACTTGAGTGGTGTCATCAAGTCAAATATGCTTGCAAAACTCAAAAATCTTACCCATCTTGTTCTTTCAAATAATAGTTTACTATCATTAAGCGCAAGCGAAAATGATGTTAACTATTCCTTCCCTCAGCTTTTTAATGTGTCATTCTCTTCTTGTAGCATAACACAATTCCCAAGTTTCTTTCGAACATCAAATTTGTACTTTTTAGATCTTTCCAATAACAAGATTTGTGGTGGAATTTCCAAATGGGAAGCAGAAGGGTGGGAAAGGTTGCTCGAGTTGGACCTTTCTAGCAACTCTTTGACCAATTTGGAGCAATTTCCAGGAATGAATCTACAATTTCTTGACCTTCGGTCAAACTTGCTTCAAGGGCCAGTTCTTTCAAATACTTTGATTTGCAATCAAAGTTCGCTTGTGTTTCTTGACTTGTCTAGAAATTACTTGGAAGGATTACTGCCACGATCTTTGGCTAATTGTAGTTCCTTgagaattttgaatttaaggaACAACAAGTTCACTGATACCTTTCCCCATTGGTTAGCTTCACTTCCTGACCTACAAGTTCTTATTTTGCGAAAGAATAGATTGTATGGTCCCATGCCCAATTCCATAGCTTCATCTAACTTCTCGGCATTGCAAATAATTGATCTCTCTCATAATGAGCTCACCGGCCCCTTACCAACAAAATTCTTCCAAAATTTGAGAGCAATGAAAGATCATGTAACTCAAAAGAGACTGTCGCATATTTGTCCAGGTTTTGCTTATCGCAACTGCCTACcttatatgatttattttaagaaaGCTTCTGTGAATGTAACAGCAAAAAAATTGGAGATGGAGTTGGGAAAAACCCTAACCATTTTTACATCCATAGACTTTTCGAACAATTTATTTTGTGAACGAATTCCTGAGGAACTCGGAGAACTTATTTCTCTCCAAGCGCTCAACTTGTCTAACAACAACTTGACTGGTCGTATCCCACCATCCTTCGGAAATATGGTAGCACTTGAGTCGTTAGATCTCTCGTCAAACAAGCTTGGTGGCAGAATTCCTTCCCAATTGACGAATCTGACATTCCTCGAAGTGTTAAATCTTTCACAAAATGATCTTGTGGGACCAATTCCCCATGGGAAGCAATTTGGTACTTTTGAGAACGATTCTTATAGCAATAACTTGGGACTGTGTGGCTTCCCACTGTCAAAGCAATGCGGCAATGATGAAGAACCAAAACCAACTGTACCAGTGGTTAAGGAAGATGAAGGTTCTGAAATAGCCTTTATTTGGAAAGTTGTAATGATGGGCTATGGATGTGGAGTGGTGTTAGGATTGAGCATGGGATACATTGTGTTAACAACAGGAAGACCATGGTGGTTTGTCAGAATGGTTGGGAGAGATTGGCAAAACAATGTTACAAAGTGGATTCGCAGaagcagaagaagaagaaatttgtGA